A region from the uncultured Macellibacteroides sp. genome encodes:
- the purE gene encoding 5-(carboxyamino)imidazole ribonucleotide mutase, which yields MTPVVSIIMGSTSDLPVMEKAAKLLDEMEIPFEMHALSAHRTPAEVEVFAKNAKGRGIKVIIAAAGMAAHLCGVIASMTTLPVIGVPINASLDGMDALLAIVQMPPGIPVATVGINGSLNAGILAVQMLAVGDEALQVKLACYKEDLKKKIIQANEDLAKVSYKYKTN from the coding sequence TGACTCCGGTTGTTAGTATTATTATGGGCAGCACTTCCGATTTACCAGTAATGGAAAAAGCGGCCAAACTGCTGGACGAAATGGAAATACCTTTCGAAATGCATGCCCTTTCGGCTCATCGTACTCCGGCCGAAGTAGAAGTCTTTGCTAAAAATGCCAAAGGACGAGGAATCAAAGTAATAATCGCAGCAGCCGGTATGGCGGCACACCTTTGCGGTGTGATTGCGTCCATGACAACTCTTCCGGTAATTGGGGTGCCTATCAATGCTTCACTTGACGGAATGGATGCCTTGCTGGCGATTGTACAGATGCCTCCGGGTATCCCTGTGGCTACTGTTGGCATAAACGGATCGTTGAACGCAGGCATACTTGCCGTACAAATGCTCGCTGTTGGCGACGAGGCTTTGCAGGTAAAACTGGCTTGCTATAAGGAAGATCTTAAAAAGAAAATCATTCAGGCCAACGAGGATCTGGCCAAGGTTTCCTATAAGT